A single region of the Elizabethkingia sp. JS20170427COW genome encodes:
- the rmuC gene encoding DNA recombination protein RmuC has protein sequence MQREYIFLIIGLVLGMLSSYLLLRSFYISKVKFLQDKNQWASLEAEHQNLKLRSSEYQEEISRIKEELQSKTRHFIDSDNEKTILQSELNFVVQQLSEQQDKSNELEKVIQQKNEEYLQLKVRSSELVSFNDQLQEKLDLQKQEIEDFNKKYQAQFEQLAQKILDEKTEKFTLANHHQLNTILQPFKENLEELKKTVHDTYDKEAKERFSLGEKVKELQLLNQQISEDAKNLAKALKGNSKTQGNWGEMILESILEKSGLAKDREYFMEYQLHDAENNPLRSDSEGKKMRPDAVVKYPDNRNVIIDSKVSLTAFTRMVDAEDTESYNRYLQEHLTSVRQHINTLSKKGYDDFNLSLDFVMMFIPSEPAYIAAMQGDPNLWQYAYDKRILLLSPTNLITSLKLILDLWKREYQNQNALEIAERGAKLYDKFVGFVDNMEKVGKNIEQAQDAYQQSFKQLYSGRDNLVAQAQKLVDLGVKNKKHLATHLVDSSQNNL, from the coding sequence GTGCAAAGAGAATATATTTTTTTAATTATAGGCCTTGTTCTAGGAATGTTAAGTTCCTATTTACTATTAAGGTCTTTTTATATATCTAAAGTTAAATTCTTACAAGATAAGAACCAATGGGCTTCTTTGGAAGCAGAACATCAAAATCTTAAACTTAGAAGTTCTGAATACCAAGAAGAAATTTCTCGGATAAAAGAGGAATTACAATCCAAAACTCGTCATTTTATAGATTCTGATAATGAGAAAACAATTCTACAATCCGAATTGAATTTTGTTGTTCAGCAACTTTCCGAACAGCAAGATAAATCCAATGAGTTAGAGAAGGTGATTCAGCAAAAAAACGAAGAGTATTTGCAACTAAAAGTTCGTTCAAGTGAGCTAGTTTCTTTTAATGATCAGCTACAAGAAAAATTAGATCTTCAGAAACAAGAAATTGAAGATTTCAATAAAAAATACCAAGCGCAATTTGAGCAATTAGCACAGAAAATCTTGGATGAAAAAACCGAGAAATTCACTCTTGCTAATCATCATCAACTCAATACCATTTTACAACCTTTTAAGGAAAATTTAGAAGAACTAAAAAAAACCGTTCACGATACTTATGATAAGGAAGCTAAAGAAAGATTTTCTTTAGGAGAAAAGGTGAAAGAGTTGCAGTTGCTTAATCAACAAATTAGTGAGGATGCTAAAAATCTAGCGAAAGCTTTAAAGGGAAATTCTAAAACGCAAGGAAATTGGGGAGAAATGATTTTGGAGAGCATTTTAGAAAAGTCAGGCTTAGCGAAGGATAGGGAATATTTTATGGAATATCAGTTGCACGATGCTGAGAATAATCCTTTAAGAAGCGACAGTGAGGGTAAAAAAATGAGGCCTGATGCTGTAGTGAAATATCCAGATAACCGTAACGTAATCATCGATTCTAAAGTTTCCCTTACAGCCTTTACCCGAATGGTAGATGCTGAGGATACGGAGAGTTATAATCGATACTTACAAGAGCATTTAACTTCTGTTCGCCAACATATCAATACCTTAAGTAAAAAGGGATATGATGATTTCAATTTATCTTTGGATTTTGTTATGATGTTTATTCCTAGTGAGCCTGCTTATATTGCGGCTATGCAAGGGGATCCTAATTTATGGCAATACGCTTATGATAAGAGAATATTATTATTAAGTCCTACCAATCTTATCACTTCATTAAAGTTAATTTTGGATCTTTGGAAAAGGGAATATCAAAATCAAAATGCTCTAGAAATTGCAGAAAGAGGTGCTAAGCTATATGATAAATTTGTAGGTTTTGTTGATAATATGGAAAAGGTAGGAAAAAATATCGAGCAAGCTCAGGATGCTTATCAGCAAAGCTTTAAGCAATTGTATAGCGGTAGGGATAATTTAGTTGCTCAAGCTCAGAAGTTAGTAGATTTAGGTGTGAAAAATAAAAAGCACCTAGCTACACATTTAGTAGATTCATCTCAAAATAATCTTTAA
- a CDS encoding Dps family protein encodes MKNSHLIGLNAEDCKNIAQKLNVLLSNYSVFYQNTRGAHWNIKGDLFFTLHPKFEELYNNLVLKIDEIAERILTLGAQPEHNYSFYIQNSEIKESNEVSNPVKCVENILDSFRIIIALQRDLLELTDKAGDEGTNSLMSDYITEQEKEIWMYNSFLGK; translated from the coding sequence ATGAAAAATTCTCATTTAATTGGGCTTAATGCCGAAGACTGTAAAAACATTGCCCAGAAACTTAATGTCTTATTGTCTAACTACTCTGTATTTTACCAAAATACAAGGGGAGCTCATTGGAATATCAAAGGTGATTTGTTTTTCACTTTGCATCCTAAATTTGAAGAACTGTATAATAATTTGGTTTTAAAAATAGATGAAATTGCAGAACGTATTCTTACTTTAGGTGCTCAACCAGAACATAATTATTCTTTTTACATTCAGAATTCTGAAATTAAGGAAAGTAATGAGGTGAGTAATCCTGTGAAATGTGTAGAAAATATACTAGATTCTTTTAGAATTATTATTGCTCTGCAGAGAGATCTTTTGGAGTTAACAGATAAGGCGGGTGACGAAGGAACTAATTCTTTGATGAGTGATTATATTACGGAACAAGAAAAAGAAATATGGATGTATAATTCCTTTTTGGGTAAATAA
- the rpsJ gene encoding 30S ribosomal protein S10 — MSQRIRIKLKSYDYNLVDKSAEKIVKTVKATGAIVNGPIPLPTNKRIFTVLKSPHVNKKAREQFQLSAHKRLMDIYSSSSKTVDALMKLELPSGVDVEIKV, encoded by the coding sequence ATGTCACAAAGAATCAGAATAAAACTAAAATCTTACGATTACAACTTAGTGGACAAATCTGCTGAAAAAATCGTAAAAACTGTAAAGGCGACTGGTGCTATTGTAAACGGACCAATCCCATTACCTACTAATAAGAGAATCTTCACTGTGTTGAAGTCTCCACACGTAAACAAAAAAGCAAGAGAACAATTCCAACTGTCTGCTCATAAAAGATTGATGGATATCTACTCTTCTTCTTCTAAAACTGTAGATGCTCTAATGAAATTAGAACTTCCTTCAGGTGTTGACGTAGAAATCAAAGTGTGA
- a CDS encoding tryptophan-rich sensory protein, which produces MWYANLKKPLFAISTDYISGLTFVVYLLLGISYFFQWTSKVPYNLVIHKRYSLILHYILVIFISSWFYIFFVFKLLDLAIIISLLAWVLVLFLYFFMKKISHKAGYMLIPISVWLTYNFVLSWAFWQLNH; this is translated from the coding sequence ATGTGGTATGCAAATTTAAAAAAGCCACTGTTTGCAATAAGTACCGATTATATTTCAGGATTAACTTTTGTAGTATATCTATTGTTAGGAATTTCTTATTTTTTTCAGTGGACGAGTAAGGTACCCTATAACCTTGTAATACACAAAAGATACTCGCTTATTCTACATTATATATTGGTTATTTTTATCAGTTCATGGTTTTACATATTTTTTGTTTTTAAACTTTTAGATTTAGCCATTATAATATCCTTATTAGCTTGGGTGTTGGTATTATTTCTTTATTTCTTTATGAAGAAAATTTCCCATAAAGCTGGTTATATGCTGATTCCTATTTCTGTGTGGCTTACTTATAATTTCGTATTAAGCTGGGCTTTTTGGCAACTTAATCATTAA
- the fusA gene encoding elongation factor G has product MSRDLKFTRNIGIAAHIDAGKTTTTERILFYTGKTHKLGETHEGASQMDWMEQEAERGITIQSAATTCSWNFPTDQGKALPETKPYHFNIIDTPGHVDFTVEVNRSLRVLDGLVFLFSAVDGVEPQSETNWRLADNYKVARMGFVNKMDRQGADFLNVCNQVKEMLGSNAVPIVLPIGAEEDFKGVVDLIKNRAIIWHEETQGQTFDIVPIPEDMKDEVHEYREKLVEAIAGYDETLMEKFFEDPDSITEEELNTALRAATIDLSIIPMTCGSSFKNKGVQFMLDAVCRYLPSPMDKEAINGTDPATEAPISRKPDVKEPFAALAFKIATDPFVGRLAFFRAYSGRLDAGSYVMNTRSGNKERISRIYQMHANKQNPVEYIEAGDIGAAVGFKDIKTGDTLCDEKSQIVLESMIFPDPVIGIAIEPKTKADQDKLGNALAKLAEEDPTFQVKTDEASGQTIISGMGELHLDIIVDRLKREFKVEVNQGQPQVEYKESLTATANHREVYKKQSGGRGKFADIVFEIGPAEEGKTGLEFINEIKGGNVPKEFIPSVEKGFKEAMKNGPLAGFEIEGIKVTLKDGSFHPVDSDQLSFELAAKMGFKEAGKKARPVIMEPIMKLEVVTPEEYMGNIIGDLNKRRGTINGQDDRNNAKVIKASVPLSEMFGYVTSLRTLSSGRATSSMEFEKYQAAPQNVAEEVVAKAKG; this is encoded by the coding sequence ATGAGTAGAGATCTTAAATTCACTAGAAATATCGGTATCGCAGCACATATTGATGCTGGTAAAACAACCACTACAGAGCGTATCCTTTTCTATACAGGGAAAACTCACAAATTAGGTGAAACTCACGAAGGTGCGTCTCAGATGGACTGGATGGAGCAAGAAGCAGAAAGAGGGATTACAATTCAATCAGCTGCTACCACTTGTTCTTGGAATTTCCCTACAGATCAAGGGAAAGCTTTACCAGAAACTAAGCCTTATCACTTCAACATCATCGATACCCCGGGACACGTTGACTTCACTGTAGAAGTAAACCGTTCATTAAGAGTATTAGATGGTTTAGTATTCTTATTCTCAGCTGTAGACGGTGTAGAGCCTCAGTCTGAAACCAACTGGAGATTGGCTGACAACTACAAAGTTGCAAGAATGGGATTCGTAAACAAAATGGACAGACAAGGAGCTGACTTCCTTAACGTTTGTAACCAAGTAAAAGAAATGCTAGGTTCTAACGCTGTTCCAATTGTATTACCTATCGGTGCTGAAGAAGACTTCAAAGGTGTTGTAGACTTAATTAAAAACAGAGCTATCATATGGCATGAGGAAACTCAAGGTCAGACTTTCGATATCGTTCCTATCCCGGAAGATATGAAAGACGAAGTTCACGAATATAGAGAAAAATTAGTAGAAGCTATCGCAGGATACGATGAGACTTTGATGGAGAAATTCTTCGAAGATCCAGATTCTATCACTGAAGAAGAACTTAACACTGCGTTAAGAGCTGCAACTATTGATTTATCTATCATCCCTATGACTTGTGGTTCTTCTTTCAAAAATAAAGGAGTACAGTTTATGCTAGACGCTGTATGTAGATATCTTCCTTCTCCAATGGACAAAGAAGCAATCAACGGTACAGACCCAGCAACTGAAGCTCCTATTTCAAGAAAACCAGATGTTAAAGAACCTTTCGCTGCATTAGCATTTAAAATTGCTACAGACCCATTCGTAGGTCGTTTAGCATTCTTTAGAGCTTACTCTGGTAGACTAGATGCTGGTTCATATGTCATGAACACTAGATCTGGAAACAAAGAGAGAATCTCTAGAATCTACCAAATGCACGCTAATAAACAAAATCCAGTAGAATATATTGAAGCTGGAGATATTGGTGCAGCTGTAGGATTTAAAGATATCAAAACTGGGGATACCCTTTGCGATGAGAAAAGCCAAATCGTATTGGAATCTATGATCTTCCCAGATCCAGTAATCGGTATCGCTATCGAGCCTAAAACTAAAGCTGACCAAGACAAATTGGGTAATGCTTTAGCAAAGCTTGCTGAAGAAGATCCAACTTTCCAAGTAAAAACTGATGAAGCATCTGGACAGACTATTATCTCTGGTATGGGTGAGCTTCACTTGGATATCATCGTAGATCGTTTAAAAAGAGAATTTAAAGTTGAAGTTAACCAAGGTCAGCCTCAAGTAGAATACAAAGAATCTCTTACTGCTACTGCAAACCACAGAGAAGTTTACAAAAAACAATCTGGTGGACGTGGTAAATTTGCAGATATCGTATTTGAAATTGGTCCAGCTGAAGAAGGTAAAACTGGTCTTGAATTTATTAACGAGATTAAAGGTGGTAACGTACCTAAAGAATTCATTCCTTCTGTAGAAAAAGGATTCAAAGAAGCAATGAAAAACGGTCCATTAGCTGGATTCGAAATTGAAGGTATTAAAGTTACTCTTAAAGATGGATCTTTCCACCCTGTAGACTCTGACCAATTATCTTTCGAACTTGCTGCTAAAATGGGCTTCAAAGAAGCTGGTAAAAAAGCAAGACCTGTAATCATGGAGCCTATCATGAAATTAGAAGTGGTAACTCCTGAGGAATATATGGGTAATATTATTGGTGACCTTAACAAAAGAAGAGGTACTATCAACGGACAAGATGATAGAAATAACGCAAAAGTTATCAAAGCATCAGTTCCATTATCAGAAATGTTCGGTTATGTAACTTCATTAAGAACATTATCTTCTGGTAGAGCTACTTCATCTATGGAATTTGAAAAATATCAAGCTGCTCCACAGAACGTAGCTGAAGAGGTAGTTGCTAAGGCTAAAGGTTAA
- a CDS encoding ammonium transporter, whose translation MKVGLKWRVSFVIISLVALSSLWFSFNTVDTLSPESFLSADYIVGADVAWILAATGLVLLMTPGLSFFYGGMVGKKSVISTMLQSFIALGVISVLWVVVGFSLSFGDSIGFTINGTHYGIIGNPFTYFFFHNVGALPHHQMASTIPFVLFALFQMKFAVITPAIITGSFAERVRFISYLLFIVLFSIFIYTPLCHMVWYPDGLLNKYFGVKDFAGGTVVHMSAGFAALSGALVLGKRKNVHHESYNITYVLLGTGMLWFGWFGFNAGSALAADATAAMAFGTTTVASGTAMLTWIFFDRVNGRSVSALGACIGAVVGLVAITPACGFVTIPESIFFGFITAIVSNFVVNWKSLKKVDDTLDVFACHGVGGIMGMILTAIFAHGEDASLLHGGFTVFIHHIMALVLVSLFSFFGSLFLFKLTNKIISLRVSEESEKQGLDLSQHQESIC comes from the coding sequence ATGAAAGTAGGTTTGAAATGGAGAGTTTCCTTTGTTATCATCTCCTTGGTAGCTCTTAGTAGCTTATGGTTTAGTTTTAATACAGTTGACACTCTTTCCCCAGAAAGTTTTCTCTCAGCAGATTATATTGTAGGAGCGGATGTAGCTTGGATTTTAGCCGCCACAGGATTAGTGTTGTTAATGACTCCTGGATTATCTTTTTTTTATGGGGGAATGGTTGGTAAAAAAAGTGTAATTTCCACAATGCTCCAAAGCTTTATAGCGCTAGGCGTAATATCTGTCTTATGGGTTGTGGTTGGGTTTTCTTTATCTTTTGGCGACTCTATAGGATTTACAATTAATGGTACTCATTATGGGATTATAGGAAATCCATTTACTTATTTCTTTTTTCATAATGTTGGAGCCTTGCCTCATCATCAGATGGCTTCTACTATTCCCTTTGTGTTATTTGCTCTTTTTCAAATGAAATTTGCAGTGATAACCCCTGCTATTATTACAGGATCTTTTGCAGAAAGAGTTAGGTTTATATCATATCTATTATTTATAGTATTGTTTAGTATTTTTATTTATACTCCTTTATGCCATATGGTATGGTATCCTGATGGATTGTTAAATAAATATTTTGGAGTTAAAGATTTCGCAGGAGGAACAGTTGTGCATATGAGTGCAGGTTTTGCAGCTTTGTCTGGTGCATTGGTTTTAGGGAAAAGAAAAAATGTACATCATGAGTCTTATAATATTACTTATGTGCTATTAGGAACGGGAATGTTATGGTTTGGATGGTTCGGCTTTAACGCGGGATCTGCTTTAGCAGCGGATGCTACAGCAGCAATGGCTTTTGGCACAACAACAGTAGCTTCAGGAACAGCAATGCTTACTTGGATATTTTTTGATAGAGTTAATGGTAGAAGCGTTTCAGCTTTAGGAGCTTGTATAGGAGCTGTTGTAGGGTTGGTTGCTATTACCCCAGCATGTGGGTTTGTGACGATACCAGAAAGTATTTTCTTCGGATTTATTACCGCAATAGTGTCTAATTTCGTGGTAAATTGGAAATCTCTTAAAAAAGTAGATGATACTTTAGATGTGTTTGCTTGCCATGGAGTAGGAGGGATTATGGGGATGATACTAACCGCAATATTTGCACATGGTGAAGATGCAAGTTTGCTTCACGGAGGATTTACGGTGTTTATTCATCATATAATGGCTTTGGTTTTGGTTTCTTTATTCTCGTTTTTTGGTTCTTTATTTTTATTTAAACTGACGAATAAAATCATCTCTTTGAGAGTTTCTGAAGAGTCAGAAAAACAAGGTTTAGATTTATCTCAGCATCAAGAAAGCATTTGTTAG
- a CDS encoding RNA methyltransferase has product MVIESLQNDKIKYISKLLNKNSERRKNKVFLVEGVQENQRALTFGYQAQEFYICQEIYKEEIPEGKVNFVSSKVYQSLAYRGTSEGIIGVYHETQKSLSDFQPKANSTIILLESVEKPGNLGAVLRSCEAFGIDAIIVTDAKTDFFNPNVIRSSVGCLFGMNFFQADNQEALDFLKDNDFQIITTFMDNDLKTIQHANLNQKTVLCFGTEHSGLSEFWKDKGENYLIPMVGSIDSLNLSNAVAISCYEALRQKL; this is encoded by the coding sequence ATGGTGATTGAAAGTTTACAAAACGATAAAATAAAATATATTTCTAAACTCTTGAATAAAAATAGCGAGAGGAGAAAAAATAAGGTGTTCCTTGTAGAAGGAGTACAGGAAAATCAAAGAGCATTAACTTTTGGCTATCAAGCTCAAGAATTTTATATCTGTCAGGAGATTTATAAAGAAGAAATCCCTGAAGGGAAGGTAAACTTTGTTTCATCTAAAGTTTACCAAAGCTTGGCTTATCGCGGGACTTCCGAGGGAATTATAGGGGTGTATCACGAAACTCAGAAAAGTTTATCCGATTTTCAGCCTAAAGCCAATTCAACTATTATCCTTTTGGAAAGTGTTGAAAAACCTGGGAATCTAGGAGCGGTACTAAGAAGTTGTGAAGCCTTCGGTATAGATGCGATAATTGTAACAGATGCTAAAACTGATTTTTTCAACCCTAATGTAATTCGCTCCAGTGTTGGATGTCTTTTCGGGATGAATTTCTTCCAAGCGGACAATCAAGAAGCTTTAGATTTTCTAAAGGATAACGATTTCCAAATCATTACAACTTTTATGGATAATGATTTAAAAACCATTCAACATGCTAATCTTAACCAAAAAACAGTATTGTGTTTTGGGACAGAACACTCAGGCTTGAGTGAGTTTTGGAAAGATAAAGGAGAAAATTATTTAATCCCAATGGTGGGGAGTATAGATTCTCTTAACCTGAGTAATGCAGTTGCTATCAGTTGTTATGAGGCGTTAAGACAAAAATTATAA
- the rpsG gene encoding 30S ribosomal protein S7 produces MRKTKAKKRPLLPDPKFNDQLVTRFVNNLMLDGKKSIAFRIFYDALDIVEKKKEDQEKTSLDIWKDALTNVMPHVEVRSRRVGGANFQIPMPIRADRKISMAMKWLIKYASARNDKSMAQKLAAEIIAAAKEEGAAVKKKTDTHKMAEANKAFSHFRF; encoded by the coding sequence ATGAGAAAGACAAAAGCTAAAAAAAGACCTTTGCTACCAGATCCAAAGTTTAATGATCAATTGGTAACAAGATTCGTAAATAACTTAATGTTAGACGGTAAAAAATCTATCGCTTTCAGAATTTTTTATGATGCATTAGACATCGTAGAGAAGAAGAAAGAAGATCAAGAAAAAACATCTCTTGATATCTGGAAAGATGCTCTAACAAATGTTATGCCTCACGTAGAGGTAAGATCTAGAAGAGTTGGGGGAGCTAACTTCCAAATTCCGATGCCAATCCGTGCTGATAGAAAAATCTCTATGGCTATGAAGTGGTTAATTAAATACGCTTCTGCTAGAAATGATAAATCTATGGCTCAGAAATTAGCAGCAGAAATCATCGCTGCTGCTAAAGAAGAAGGTGCTGCAGTTAAGAAGAAAACTGATACGCACAAAATGGCTGAGGCTAACAAAGCATTCTCACACTTTAGATTTTAA
- the pncB gene encoding nicotinate phosphoribosyltransferase, giving the protein MEDNKALVTLGSILDNDFYKFTMQCAVVKLFPSQVVKYQFINRGKHQYPQSFAEELKKSVAAMAELKLSHEEKSYLKKTCPYLDLPYIDFLEGFRYDPSEVNIQQQGSDLEIVVEGLWYRTILWEVPLLCLVSELYYKMTGAVRISDEEIVERTIAKEQKFKDLKVLFAEFGTRRRHSYKVHQLVMEALTSVDNSTFIGSSNVHLAMKYHVKPIGTHAHEWFMFHAAEYGFKMANTLSLEHWVDVYRGDLGVALADTYTSDVFFQQFDKKFAKLFDGVRHDSGDPIEFAEKTIEHYQKNGINPLFKYIIFSDALNPEKVEEIANFCRGKIGMSFGIGTNLTNDVGLPSSNIVMKLIAVKGINEEWIPTVKLSDEREKYTGDPEMISLAKKFLKIDE; this is encoded by the coding sequence ATGGAGGATAATAAAGCATTGGTAACATTGGGTTCCATATTAGATAATGACTTCTATAAATTTACCATGCAATGTGCTGTGGTAAAGTTGTTTCCTAGTCAGGTGGTGAAATATCAATTTATCAATAGAGGTAAACATCAATATCCACAAAGTTTTGCTGAAGAGCTGAAAAAATCTGTAGCGGCAATGGCAGAATTAAAACTCTCTCATGAAGAAAAATCTTATCTGAAGAAGACTTGCCCTTACTTAGATTTACCTTATATTGATTTTTTAGAAGGTTTCCGATATGACCCGTCGGAAGTGAATATCCAACAGCAGGGAAGCGATTTGGAAATTGTTGTGGAAGGTTTATGGTACCGAACGATACTTTGGGAAGTTCCCTTATTATGCTTGGTGAGTGAGCTGTATTATAAAATGACAGGAGCTGTCCGTATTTCTGATGAAGAAATTGTCGAAAGAACAATAGCGAAGGAGCAAAAATTTAAAGACCTAAAAGTTCTGTTTGCTGAGTTTGGAACCAGAAGGAGGCATTCCTATAAAGTACATCAGTTGGTGATGGAAGCTTTAACATCTGTGGATAACTCTACCTTTATCGGCTCCTCCAATGTACATCTGGCAATGAAGTATCATGTGAAACCTATAGGAACTCATGCTCACGAGTGGTTTATGTTTCATGCAGCGGAATATGGTTTTAAAATGGCAAATACCTTATCCCTAGAGCATTGGGTAGATGTTTACAGAGGAGATCTTGGGGTTGCCCTAGCGGATACTTATACTAGTGATGTGTTTTTCCAACAGTTTGATAAAAAATTCGCAAAACTTTTTGATGGGGTAAGACACGATAGTGGAGATCCTATTGAATTTGCTGAAAAAACTATAGAGCATTACCAAAAGAATGGCATTAACCCTCTTTTTAAATACATTATATTTTCCGACGCGCTTAATCCTGAGAAAGTGGAAGAAATTGCAAATTTCTGTAGAGGAAAAATAGGGATGTCTTTTGGTATAGGAACTAACCTAACTAATGATGTAGGGTTGCCATCTAGCAATATTGTAATGAAATTAATTGCAGTGAAAGGAATTAACGAAGAATGGATTCCTACAGTAAAGCTTTCCGATGAAAGAGAAAAATATACAGGCGATCCTGAAATGATTTCTCTAGCCAAAAAATTCTTAAAAATCGACGAATAA
- the rpsL gene encoding 30S ribosomal protein S12, with the protein MPTIQQLVRKGRAKLTKKSKSAALESCPQRRGVCTRVYTTTPKKPNSALRKVARVRLSNGKEVNAYIPGEGHNLQEHSIVLVRGGRVKDLPGVRYHIVRGALDTAGVNGRTQRRSKYGAKRPKPGQAAAPAKGKKK; encoded by the coding sequence ATGCCTACTATTCAACAATTAGTTAGAAAAGGAAGAGCCAAACTTACTAAGAAGAGTAAATCGGCTGCTTTGGAATCATGTCCACAAAGAAGAGGTGTATGTACAAGAGTATATACTACCACTCCTAAGAAACCTAACTCAGCTTTAAGAAAAGTTGCCAGAGTTAGACTTTCTAATGGAAAAGAAGTTAACGCCTACATCCCGGGCGAAGGACACAATCTTCAAGAGCACTCGATAGTATTGGTAAGAGGCGGAAGGGTGAAAGACCTACCGGGAGTTAGATATCACATTGTACGTGGTGCTTTGGATACTGCAGGTGTAAACGGAAGAACTCAAAGAAGATCTAAGTATGGTGCTAAGAGACCAAAACCAGGTCAAGCAGCTGCACCAGCAAAAGGAAAGAAAAAGTAA